The sequence TTTAGAACCATTCAAATTGTCTAGTTTTGATACAATTAACATGATTCTAATTTTAGACTCATTGTATAATATTTCTAACTTGCCGATTCCGTAGGAAATCTGGGACTATCCGTCTAGAGGATCGATATGCTCAAACAAATATTTACACCTTTTCTTCTCTCCATTCTACTCGTATCGTTCGCAAATTGTGAACCTTCTCCGGAAACCAAGGATTTGCAAGCGAAGGCTAAACAAATCATCGGCGCATTGCCGTCAAAAATGCCTGGTTCTGAAAATGATACCCAGGAACTTATTTCCCTTGGGAAAAAACTCTACTTTGAGAAAAAGTTATCTCTCAATGAAACTCAATCTTGTAACTCTTGTCACAACGTTGAAGGCAAGGCTGCAGGAGTGGACAATCTTCCAACTTCACCAGGTGCCTTTGGAAAAAATGGAGATAGAAATTCTCCAACGGTTTTAAATGCAGGATTTCACTTTGTTCAATTCTGGGACGGTCGTGCGGCTGATTTAAAAGCACAGGCAAAAGGTCCAATTCTAAACCCAGTTGAGATGGCAATGCCTTCAGAGGCTGAAGTTTTGAAGCGAATTAACGCAGATGCCGATTATCCTGCTTTATTTGCAAAAGCTTTCCCTAATGATAAAACTCCAGTGACTTACGAAAACTTGGCAGGCGCGATTGCTGCTTTCGAGAGAACTTTCGTCACTAGTTCACGATTTGATGATTTCATCAACGGAGATCATAAAAGTATTTCGAAAGAAGAACAAGAAGGTTTCAAAAGTTTTCTTGCGGCAGGTTGTACTTCTTGCCATTCAGGGAATTTGCTCGGCGGGAATTCTTATCGAAAAATCGGACAAGTCAATGAATATAAAACAAGTGACCTTGGTCTTTATAATGTAACGAAAAAAGCAGAAGATAAGTTTTTCTTTAAAGTGCCAAGTCTTCGAAACATCGCATTGACTGGCCCATACTTTCATGATGGTCAAGTAACATCACTAGATGATGCGGTTCAAAAAATGGCTTTTCATCAGCTCGGAATGAACCTTTCTGGTGAAGAAACCAAAAAGATTGTCCTTTTCCTTGGAACTTTATCTGATAAGACGCGCGTTGACTAATTTACCAATTTCAGGTTAATGTATCTGCATTAATTTAGAATAACCTTGGATCCCTGATATCATTTCTAGGGATCCAAGTAGCCATTTTTCCAGTGCTCGGTGTCTGAGTGCGATCGGTATTGGCTTTAAATAATCCTTAAAAGCTTTAGAACCTAATATCCGTAATATGGACACCATTTGTCCTGAGACCACTCTTAAAATTGGATTAAATTCAGTATTTCCAGATTCCAGTTGCAACGCGTCCGCTAATCTGATTTCGTAGTGTTCCCAAAGGAGCAAATACCTTTGTTCCAGCTCTGGGCTGTCCATCCAAGGGTGAAAGCCGGGGAGTGATTCTATTAATTCTTCTGGATCGATTGATTGGATTAATTTCCAAAGGAAATGTTTGAAGGCATCGAAAATCGAATCTTCATTTCTTTTGCCAAGTAGAGATTGGATCAGCTCATCGCAAAATAGGATTTCGTCTTGGAAAGCAAGGTCCTCCTTGGAACGAAAGTAGGTAAAAAGCGTTTTCACGGAAATATCTGCATAATCCGCAATCTCAGAAACCGTCACGGCAGAATATCCCTTTTCCCGAAAAAGTTGTTTCGCTGCCTGTAAAACGGCAGACTGGATGGCATATTTCTTTCGTTCTCTTAGTGGCATTCTCATGATCATTGTTTCCATAGGGGTTTTGCTTTCTTGTCTTTGGTTCCTTGCGGGATTTCATTTCTGAAAATCGATCTAAAATAATCAGATTTGAGTTAGTAAATTTGGAAATTGAGTTAATTTCGAAAGTCACTTACTAAATAAAGTGACTTTATTTTTACATTCGCTTACTTTAGTAAGTGACTATAAAAAGTAAGTCACTTACTTTTTATAGTCACACATTTAATCTCTTCAAGATAAAAATATACTTTCCGAGTCAGAATTCGGAAAATAATTGGAATATGTCCCAAAAGTTTCGAGACCAACTCCTTGTGTGGATGAAATCGCACGTTTATCGCTATTCTGAGACTCCCTTCCGGCTAGCCAGTGGCTTAGAATCCCACCACTACTTCAATTGTAAGGAAGTCACTCTCCATCCCGAGCGACTTACCATTTTGGCTGAGTGTTTTGTGGAGGAAATCATTCCTAAACTGGGTATCGAATTCCAAGCAGTGGGTGGCTTGACTCTTGGTGCCGACCCATTGGCATATTCCATTGCTTTGTCCTACCAAAAGAGAGGGAAACTCGTTTACCCGCTTGTTGTTAGGAAAGAGGCAAAAGGTCATGGCACAGGCCAACAAATCGAAGGATTTTGGAAGGAAGTAAAATCTTGTTTAGTGGTGGATGACGTAATTACTACTGGTGGATCGACGCTGAAAGCAGTCCAAGTTTTGAGAGAAGTTGGAATTTCTGTGACTAAGGGAATCTGCATTTTGAATCGAGAAGAGGGTGGTGCTGAAAACTTAGAAAATGCAGGGATTCAAATGGAATCAATCTTTCGCAAAAGTGAGTTTTTTTAATGAGCACGCAGAAAACATTTCATTATAACGTAGATTTATTCAGGAACAAATTATTAAAAAGGACATGGATCGTAATCTCACTGTTTGTTGTTTTTGTTTCTTATAATAGTTTACAAGTGCCGCAAGAAGGCAGAATTCAATTTTTTACAATTTTTCTTCCTTTGTTAGCATTGTTTTTCTGGTTTTTGAGGAAAAACTATTTAAAACAAATAGAAATTTTGTCTTCGGGAAAAGTTGAGATCGAAGGTGGTTCGCTCAAACAATTTGATGCTAATGGAAATTGTGCAACGATTCGTATTAAAGATTTAGAACAGATCACAACTGATAAATTTCGTGGTTACGATCGTATTGTTTTGGAAACAAAGGAAAAGATACACCCTATTGTGAATATTTCCTTACAAGATGAATTGGTTTCAGTTTTGGAAAGAGAATCAGGTGTTAAAAGAATTGTTGATTTAACAGAGGATAGGTTGTGGAATTTAAAAACACCATTATATTTTTTACCAAGTGTTTTTGCTTTAATAGCCATTTATATTCCGGTGATCAAGGGAAAATTCCTAATTCTTTCTCCTGAATTTTTAGGATTATTTTTTAATGTAAATTTAATCATTTACCTACTTTATCTGCCAGAAAAACAAAATCATACCATCAGTCAGTTTTCATTGAAAAGAAGATTGATTTTTATTAGTTTGGTGGTGTTTTTCTTTCAAGTATACATTCAACTAGATAAATCTGGTTGGTTTAAAAGCTAAAATTTAATAGTTCTCTTGTTTTGAAGTAACATTTTGCCTGAGCATATTGAGTTTTGCTTGGGCATATCTTCTCAGTTCAATCATTTCAGTTGAATACCTTTTTAACAAGTTGTCTTGTTCCAGTCGGTTTTCCATCAATTGAAGAGTATCTCGGACGTATTTAATGTCTTTTTCCTCTTTTAGTTTTCCAGATTGAATTAGTTTTTTGACTATGTCGAACTCGTATTTTCTAAAATGAACTCGTAGTAAAAATTCAGTAGAAAAATTTTCTTTGGCTTTAACCCAGTTCTGGTCGATTTTTTCTTTTGGGCCTTGATCTTTGAGTTGGTCAACTGCGCGTTTTGTGGGATCAAAGTCTTTAGTCGATGATGCGTTTGTTAATTCATCTGCACTATTAATTTCATCTTTAAAGATTTCTTGAAGTTTGGTTCTGCGCCACTGGTCGGTATATTCGTAACTTTGAGCCGTAAGCATTCTTTGAAATTCTTCAAGCATCACAGAAACATTGATGGATCGGCCTAATGGAGTGTTGTTGAATTCTTTGATTTTGGGGAATAGTTCTCTCGTGATTTGAAACGCAGATTTTCTTTTATAATTACTTGCTTCGTAGAGTTTTTCTAAAGAATCTTCTGAATGTTTTTTGAGTTCATTTAAAATGAACGGTTCTGCAAAAACATAGGCATCTTCTCCATAAACAAATAAGTTGGGGTCAGGTGCAACGACTGATACTATAAAAATGTAATGACTATCTCTTAGTGCCGTAAGTAATTTTCTGAGATCTTCTTCGGTTCGAGATAATTGAGAAGACCAAATTCGTAGATGTGTATCAGATGTTGGGATTTTTTCTCTTGATTCGATGTTCTCTTTTCGAATCAAGTCTGCGAGTTCCAAACAAACTTTGATACTTCCGGCCATGAATAGAAGTTATCTGTAGTGCTTTTCCGGTAAAGAATTATTCATACTTCAATTCTTTGGAAATTTTCATTCGTTGTAGAAAATAAAATGGTATGAGACAAATGAGAAATGTGATGAGGGGGATTAATATCGGGAGTTTTACTACAAAGTGGAAAGGGTATTGAAAATGGAGTATCCAACCAAAGGCATTTCGATTGATTCCAAAAATAACTAAAGGGGAGAGGATGGCGCTATTTAGAATTCCAGAAAAAATACCCAACGTTACCAAAAACAATGCTTGGGAGTAAACCAATTGAAACGTTTGGAATGAATCCATCCCGATTGCTCTTAAGCCAGCAATCAATTGGGATTTTTCTTTTATGAAGTAGACGAGAGATGTGGAAAGGGCGAGGATCGAAATGATCAAGGCAGAAATCTTTAAAGTATCTAATATGGAAAATACTTGGTTCATTCCTTTTAGATAGATTTTTTTTAATTCGGTCAGGTTTATATATTTTAAATCATTTTCTTCGGCGATTTTTTGAAGAGATTCTGTTATTTCTTTTTCTGTAATGTTTTTGTTTTTAAAAATTCGGATGGAACTTAAAAACCTAACATTGAAGTTTTTTCGAAAAAAAGAATAATCCATCATTATGGTTCCTCTTTCTGAAAAAAAATGTTCTCTTTCATCCTGAATTCTGATTTTTACTTGAGAATTAAGATCTGTGTTGATCGTTATGATCTCTCCTTTGCAAATTTGGTCCAAAAAACATAAGTTTTTTGATGCAATTAATTGATTTTTGTCATAGGGTTTGTTTAGGTTTAATACGTGTAAGGTGTAGTATCTTCCGTTGACTATAAATTTGGAATCAACATAGAAAGGTTCGGCAGTAAAAAGATTTTGGTTCTTTGTCATGGATTCAAAAAGTTCGGCCGGAACACCGGGTTCACCGGTATTTAACTTTTTTTCATTGATTAGGGAATAGTCTGACTTGTTTTCTTCGTTTACCCACTGAACAAGAGATTTTTCGTAACTATCAGTTAAACTCGTCAAAGTAAGGACGAGAGAAGTGGAAAGCATAATTGTGGATGCAGTGAGTCCAAATTTCCAAGGCTCTTTTTCTATCTCTTTTAAACCAATTTTGATACTAGGTGAAAATTGAAAATTTGAGATCAATTTCTCCAAAACTTTCACGAAAAAAGGAATGGTTAGGAAGATGAATAAAACGAAGCCAATGATAACGAATCCAATTCCTATCATACCGGGAACCATTTGTTTTGCAAGTTTGAGAAGGCCTAAAGTGGCTCCGATGGTAATGGATAAAATAGAGAGATAAAATAGTTTTGTTTCTGTTAGTCCAAATACAAAGTTTTTCTTTTGCGGCTCTCTTTCGCGTATTAAATCAATGGGAAGTATTTGTAGAGTTTTATATGAATTGTAAATGGATGCGAGTATCGATCCTAAAATGGAAATACCAAAACCTGTCATAATGATAGAAAAAGGAATGTTTCTGTAGGTTTGTAACTGATTGGAATCGGTAATGGTATTTGCTGTGGTCAGTAAGTTCGTATTGGCAATGAGAATTCCCAAAAAGATTCCTATCAGTCCACCGAAGAACCCAATTACACTTGCTTGCGTTAAGAATAAAATAAAATTATTGGTTCTACTGGATCCAATGGATAACAAAATCCCAAATTCATTTTTTCGTGAAAGATACAGTCCCGTAAACATATTCGAAACCATAAAAAAAGAAATCAAAACAGAAACTAGGGAGACAATCATTAGGTTGATTTTGAGAGAACTCAAAGCAAGTCCTGATCGTTCGATTAGCTCTTCTTTTGATTCATAAATCCATTCGTTTGATTTTGTTATTTCTATGGAAGTGTTGGTATTTCCCTCCCCGTCTTTTGTTAACCATATTGAAGTTATGTGATTGTTCTTGTTGCAAATAGACTGAAGCCTTGCAATGTCCATAACCAAAAAAAGGCCATCTTGAGGAAGGATATAGGATTCTTCCATATCAAGTTTAATCTTATTTTCACAAAGAGAAATGGAACTCACTCCGCTTTGTGTTTGGATTTTGTCGGCTAGGGCCTGGCTGATCAGAAATTTCGGAATGACTTTTCTATTCTTTTCTATTTTTTGATTTGTTCCTGAGAGAAGGAGGTCACTTCCTATAATAGGGAAACTAAAGATTTTATCTTTAGAAAGGTTTAGAGTTCCCTTTGTTTGTAGTTCTGGTTCTAGATTGATACCTTCTGGTAAACTAGGCACAAGTATTTTTATAAAATGGTCAGGAGCTCCCCTGTTTTGATCGTTTGCGACATACCTACCGATAAAATTTTCTGAAGAATAACCGATCATTTGGTCGATTACTGTTTGTTCAGCTCGCCAAGCATTAATTTGTGTGCTAACAAAAAGTGCAATGCCTAGACTAATTCCAAACATTGATAATCCAATTCGAGAGATATGATCTTTAAAGTATCCGAATATGAAGTAGTAGTAGTAGATGTTTTTCATTTTGTTTGGATTTTCCCATCTAACAAATGAAGATTGATATCACCTGATTGTCCAATTTGTTCATTATGGGTTACGAGAAATACTGTTATGTTTAACTCTTTAACACATGTTTCGAATAATCTCATAATCTTTTCAGAAGATACGGAATCGAGGTTTCCCGTTGGCTCATCCGCCAGTAAGAGTTTTGGTTGGTGGACAATTGCTCTCGCAATCGAAACTCTTTGATTTTCTCCACCAGACATTTCTTTCGGAGAAAAGTTCTGTCTATGGCTTAGTCCCACTAAGGAAAGTGCATCCATTGCTTTCTTTTTCGCAATGGCTTTTGGGGTTCCAGATAAATAAAGAGGTAACGTTACATTTTCTAGTGCAGATAAATAAGGAAATAAATGGAAAAACTGGAAAACGATTCCAATGGTTTTTCGTCTATAGATTGTAAGTTCCTTCTCGGTGGCCTCTGACAACTGGTTTCCAAATACTTCTATCGTGCCTGAATCGGCGGATTCGATCGCAGAAAGAATGTTGAGTAAGGTTGACTTCCCACTTCCAGATGGGCCCATAAGGGTAACTAGTTTTTTTTCGGTAATCTCCAGGGAAATGTCATTCAAAACAGGAAAGATCAGGTCACCTTGTTCAAAGGTTTTGTTGATATGTTCCATTTTTACGGCAAATTTTAAGAATGATTCTTTTTTTTGATCGTCCACTAAAAATAACTTCCCATATATAAGACCATAGAGAATATCAAGAATGAGGTTTCACTGATTGTTAGCACGTATATTTTTCATCCTGCTCATGTCAGTTTTACTCATTGGGAAATCCCAGTCCTGGGTATCCATTGCGGAGTTTACCGAGTCTGGAGAGATATTCTCCTGCGAGAAAAACTTCGAAGAACCTCCAGGGGAAGAAGAGAGTTTTTTTCATTTTCCTTCTTTACCCGTTTATATTTCCATCACTCACACTTTTTTTTCACCACTTTCAAAAGATCGTTCTCCTAATTTTATTTCCTTCAAATTTCCAGACCGTCGCGGTCCTCCTCTATTTACATAACTTATATTTTTCTCTAAAAATTTAATTTTTGAGGTAGTTATGTTAGAAGATGAAAGAATTTCAATCTTCCGATCGATCTTAGTTGGTATATCTGCGTTATTGCCGTTAGTTATATTCTTAAGTTCTAATTATGATATTTTATCAGTTGATTTCCCAATTTTGGTTGGGCTTGTCATTCAAGCTTATATTGGGTTTTCTTCTTTTATGTTGGTTCAGTCTTACGAGCCAAAAGAAAAAAATAAAGTTACCGTAGGGTATGTGATATTTTGGTCTGCCTTAGGTGTTTGTTATTTGTCTGGCAAATCTTTAATTCTTCCTATCGCATTGGAAGTAACTTCCTTTTCGACCATTCTGATTTATTCAGGAACTGAGTTTGGGAAAAAACAAATTGAAAGTCTAGGTTCTCTTTTACTCGCATCCGGTATTTCTGCCTTGTTTTTGTCGGCTTGGGTGATGTTGCCAGATGGGGACAATGTGGGAATCATACTTCTTCTCATTGGTCTTTTGATTAAATCTGGATTTTCTGGATTTCATTTATGGATACCAAAAGTCAATGAAGGTGGACCTTCACATGCTCTTGGTTCTTTTGCGGGAGTTCTTGAAGTATTTCCACTTTTACTTTTTTACCGTTATGTTTTACCAAATCAATTAGATCCTATCATTTATCAGATATTATTTCCATTGGCTGCCCTTGGGATATTTTTTGGAGGAATTACGAGTTTCTTCCATAAAGATCCCAAAATCTCTTTGGCTTATAGTTCTGTTGAATCAATCAACTTTCTTTGGTTATGTTTGATCATTGCTGGAATGTTTCAGTTCTCTGTTGATTCGGATCTTATGAGCCTAAGTAATTCCTTTAGAATTCTTTTTTTCTTAAGTTTGTTTCATCATTGTTTTTCAAAGACCTTCCAATTATTTTCCATTGGTATGGTGGCAAGATTAAAAAATTCAAGTTCTAGTGATGAATTAAAAGGAATCGGTAGGTTGCTTGGAATCTCTCCATTGTTAGTTGGGGCTGGAACTTTTAGTTATGCAGTTCTTCCTGGCACTTTGGGATTTGTTTCCGAGGCAACATACTTTTATCTGAATGCTCGGATTTTGGATCTACCGATTGGACGTTCTGTATTCCTTTTGCCATCAATGATCTTTATTTTCTTTGGGATTGTTCTTGGTGGGTTTACACATATAAAATTGTTTATGAGTTTATTTTTGTCAACTCCGGCAAAAGAAATTAATATTCAGCCTTTTGGTCCGAAACAGAGGCGATGGGTAGTAATATCTTTATTTAGTTTAGCAATGGTGATTTTTATTTTTCCATTGGTTTTACCTTATTTTGTAAGATTGCCAATGTTAAGTCCTTTTGTAGACAATATGTTAGCCGATTGGTTTTGGACGGTTTCTCTCGTATCTTATATCACAATAGGATCTGTTTTTATTTTTCGTGTTTATGATCGTTACCAATTGAAACGATACGGAGAACCAAAAAAGAAAAATTGGGATTGTGGGGGTGGATACAGTGGTCATGAACTTTCCATACCAACATCTGTATTTTCCGAGCCACTAAGAAACTCGCTTGGTCGTTATTTTTTAAATAAACTAGGGGAATCAAAAATAGATACTTTCTTAATCAAAACAATTACTTTGGTTTTTCGTTTTGGAACAAAGTTTATGTCAGCAACTAACCATCCCAAAGATGAGGATGTAAGTCGGTATTTGGCGATTTCTTCAATGTTTTTGATTTTTATCTTTTCTCTTTTGATTTTAGGCGATTTCGGAGGATTATAGATGGAATCAGTTCTTTATTATGTTTATTTAATTACTTTGTTTGTAACTCTTCCTTTTCTACTAACGGGTATTATTCGAAAAGTTAGAGCCTATGCACAAGGAAGGCGTGGTCCAAAGTTGCTCCAGTTTTTCTGGGAGGTTGATAAATCCTTAAGGAAAACTCCTATTTCACATACCAATTTGTCTGATTTCACTCATTTGGCACCTCGAGTTGCAGTTTTTTCTGCTCTGATGATTTGGAGTGTTGTGGTTTTCGAATGGGCTCCTTTTATTTTGATCCCCTTTTTTCTGGCACTCTACCGATTTGCTTACGTTAGTTTTGCTATGGAAGGGGCTTCTTCGTTTGGAGGAATGGCTTCTGGTCGCGAGATTTTACTTTCGGTGATGGCGGAACCGACTTTTATATTGATGATTCTGGCGGCTCAGTCACATATCGAAATTTCGGTGAGTCCACAAGGCGCTCTCATTGGATTACTTTTTCTATCTTTGTCTTTCATTGCTATCTTAGCTGAACTCGCAAAACCACCGTTCGATGATCCTAGAACACATTTAGAGTTAACGATGGTCCACGAGGCGATGATTTTGGAAGCCTCCGGAAAACAGTTGGGTGCGTTTGATTTGGCAAGTTCCATCAAACTATCTACCTTACTTGTTTTTTTAGTTAAGTTGGCATTAGAACATTCAAAATTATTTCAAGATGAAGTTTTGGATAGTTTCTCTAGAGAGTTGATGGTGGCACCTATGGTGATTCTCCTTGCGATCATTCTTGGATTTTGGGAATCGAATAGTGTTAGAAGGAAATGGACCTGGATCCCTGAATTTATGGGACTTACTTTCATTGCAATTTTGATACTGGGAACTTTGGTTAAGTTGTCTTAAGGGTTATTATGGCATACGATTTTATTTACTTATTATTGTTACTTACCGGTGTTGTGGTTTTGGTTGAAAACCGGTTGAGTCGGATCATCTTTTTCCTAAGTGCACAAGGATTCCTTTTGGTTTTCCCTGTTTTGCAAACTCATAAGGAAGATTGGAAACATGCAATTTCATTGATTGTTATGGTTGTTTTGTTTAAGGGGATTCTTACTCCCTGGGTCTTAAATTGGACAGCAAATAAATCTAAAATGAATGAAAGCACAGCACCGCGGTTTGGGTATTTAGCAACACTTTTGTTTATGGTACTCGGGCTTGTCCTTGCTGTAAAAATTACAGAAGGAGTCTCTGTTCTTTCCATTCCTGTTCATAAAATCGGACTTATCTATGTGATATTGTTAGTTTATGTAGGTGTGCTTTGTTTTGTTGTTAGGCGAAACTGGCTTGCTCTCATTGCCGGGTTTTGTGTTTTTGAAAATGGAATTTTTGTTCTTACTATGGTGTTGGATAAAGGACTTCCCGTTGGACTTGAGTTTGGATCCTTTCTTGATGCAATCCTAGTCATTGTTTCGGGAGGAATTTTGCAACTCTCTCCTCATATGCACACAAAGGAGAGAAAACTATGATGAAAGAATTATTTTACCTTTCTGGTGTACTAGCTTTTTTGGTGATATTTTTTGTTTCGATCTTTGCACCGACTAAGGGACAAACTCGAATTTGGTTATGGAGTCTTTTGAAGATTGGATTCTTTTGTTCTTTATTTTACTCCTGGTTTACCGACAATATCGTGCTGAAGTGGATTTTAATAGAGGCCTCCACTTTATTTGGTGCTTTATTAATTTCTTCAAGTGGGACAGAACGTTCATTTCATGTGGGTTGGAAGTTTCTATTAATCAATTCCTATGCGCTTGGTCTTGCCTTTTTAGGGATAGTGATTTTGTTATTTGCTTCGACTCCGTTGGAGAACTTGGATTTTGAAACCTTAAAGCAAGGGTTAGTTGGTCAAAGTGGTCTTTTGATCGAAACAGGTATTCTACTTACCGTTTATGGTTATAGTGGAAAACTTGGGCTTGTTCCCAACCATTTTTGGGTGGGTGATACATATGCAGAGAGTCCAAGTCAAATCTCTTCTTTGATAGCTTCTTTTGTGCCAGTGAGTGTGGTGCTTGCGATTCGGCCACTCATTCAGTTGGAACGTGAAATTAATCCTCATATGATCAATGCGGCAAATGGAATCCTATTTATAGGAATATTAACTATTTTGTATTCAACTTTGATTTTGTTTTCGCGTGAGGACATTCGAAGGATATCTGCAAAGGTTGCACTCTTTCATACAGGTATGTTGACTTTGTTTCTGTGGTTAGATGTATCGGATGAGGTATTTTACTTTTTATTATCTACAACAGTTTTAGTAAAGCTACTTGTATTTATCTCGATGGGAATTTTGCGGATGGATGCCGGGAAAAGAAACATTTCCCAAATTCTGGAAACATCTTCACTCAGTCATAAAGCATTGTATATGTATCTATTGGCTTTGTTAGTTGCTTTTGTGTTTCCTTTATCGCCAGTTTTTGTTTTGGATTTAAAGGTCATCGAAATAGCGATTAGACAAAAGATGTTTTTTTTATTCCTTTTTCCGATTGTCGGTGCTGTTTTCTTTTTTATTGCCCTGAACAAAGTTTTACCTTTAGTTCGTTTGCCCAATCGGAATTTTGAATCAAGTGTTTATGGGATACTTCAAACTCGGTTGGTATTCTTTTGGTTTAGCTTTTTATTCACCGTATGCGTTGGTACTTACGGTTTAACTTATCTTATGGCAGAATATATATGGAAAAGATAACAGGGATTACTAGTTTTGATGGTGTTTATCACCAGTTTGTCATCCGAGACCATAAAGTGGTTCGGGAAGAAGTTGTTTCTAAAAAGAGTAATATCGATTTTTTGTTAGATCCTCAGTATCCGGTTTGGTTGGTTCGTCATGCATTTGGGCAAGACATGGGGGTTGAGGATTATTCGGATTTAAAAGAAGAAGATTATCTATCAGATAATCGTGGCAAAAAT is a genomic window of Leptospira brenneri containing:
- a CDS encoding proton-conducting transporter membrane subunit, encoding MMKELFYLSGVLAFLVIFFVSIFAPTKGQTRIWLWSLLKIGFFCSLFYSWFTDNIVLKWILIEASTLFGALLISSSGTERSFHVGWKFLLINSYALGLAFLGIVILLFASTPLENLDFETLKQGLVGQSGLLIETGILLTVYGYSGKLGLVPNHFWVGDTYAESPSQISSLIASFVPVSVVLAIRPLIQLEREINPHMINAANGILFIGILTILYSTLILFSREDIRRISAKVALFHTGMLTLFLWLDVSDEVFYFLLSTTVLVKLLVFISMGILRMDAGKRNISQILETSSLSHKALYMYLLALLVAFVFPLSPVFVLDLKVIEIAIRQKMFFLFLFPIVGAVFFFIALNKVLPLVRLPNRNFESSVYGILQTRLVFFWFSFLFTVCVGTYGLTYLMAEYIWKR